The genomic stretch GCAATGCCATTCACCAGGCCGCATAACGCCGAAGGCGATGCATGGTAATAACGCGTCTTCGTTTCCAGCCCGAGAACACGAATAGCCTCGAGCACTTTTAAAGCGCTGAATTCTCCCGTAGAAAACAGTTCATCCCCAAGGTCAGAAGATTCAGGCGACTGACCGGTTCCCCCCAAATTATAAACTTCGTCTGGCCGGATAATGGCGAGCAAATCGCGTGCCGTTCCCGTACTGATATCAGCATGGGCATAAATATGAAGATCAGAGGATTTATCGTGAAAATTACTGCCCGCATTACCGGCATTAAGCTGAACAACATTCCCGCCGATACCGTGAACAGTATAACCTTTCTTTAATAATAGCTCGGCAAGATAAGAACCATCCTGCCCGGTTATAGGGGTAATCAGTGCGACTTTAGACATATAAGATCCTTTGATTACAATTTAATAAACACATCAAGGCTGATGCCCGATTATAATCGTAAGGTTATTCACCAACAGAGGAATAGCGAACCAGAGATAAGATGCAGAACCCGGTAATAAATAGCATTAATCAGTTCGTAAGAATTAATAAATGACTTTCTTACTTTCATTAAACGCCAGCCATTTTGTTTTAATATATTCGTCTAACTCATTGTGAAAACGTTCTTCAGAAAACCGCAATGCATTGTTGCGGCAATTTACCGGCAGGAACGAATCTTGTATGGCCTCAAAATGCAAAACAGCGCGCAGCACTGAGTCTGCCGTTTGCTCAGCAAAGAAAATACCGGTCGGATTGGTTTCCCCATAAGGACGGATCGACTCCAGCACACCGCCTTTACCAAAGGCGATAACCGGCGTTCCGCAAGCCTGTGCTTCAACCGGCGTAATGCCAAAATCCTCTTCGGCAGCAAATACGAAGGCCTTAGCGCGACGCATATGATCCTGCATGACCTCGTCAGGCTGATACCCCAGGATCTGAACATTTTTGCCCGCCCTCGCCTTTATTTTGGCCATCTCAGAACCGTCACCAATGACCACCAGCTTTTTGTCCGGCATCAGGTTAAAAGCGTCCACAATGATGTCGATGCGTTTGTAGGGTACCATCCGGGATGCGGTAAAATAAAAATCCTCTTTATTCTCCTGCAACGTAAAGCGATCCACACTCACCGGCGGGTAAATAACATCGGCGTCGCGCCCGTAGACTTTTTTAATTCTTCGCGCAATGAAATGTGAATTCGCAATAAAATGATCCACACCGTTTGCTGTACGGTAATCCCAGATTCGTATTTTGTGCAAAAACCAGCGGGCAAGTTTACCCTTAAGCCCTTTATTTAATCCCGCTTCTCTGAGGTACTGATGCTGAAAATCCCAGGCATAACGTATCGGAGAATGTACATAACTGATGTGCAGCTGATCGGGCCCCGTGAGAACCCCTTTCGCCACGGCATGACTGCTGGAAAGAATAATATTATGTTTTGTCACATCAAGCTGCTCAATAGCTAAAGGCATCAGCGGCAAATATTGCTGATACTTTTTTTTTGCAAACGGCAGGCGTTGAATAAATGAAGTCGTGACATCTTTACCGTAAAATTGTTTCCTGGATTCATCAGAAAGAAAATCAACAACTGAGTAAAGTTCGGATTCAGGGTAAAGTTTTATAAATTCTGCAATAACCTTTTCTGCTCCGGCAAAAGTCACCAACCAGTCAGCGACAATCCCAACACTCACTTCATGTGACATTATCAGAACCTCATAAATTATTATTTTGATATGATGATTAAATTATTCGAATAAGAGAAAACGTGAAGCCTTCCGAATGATAAAAGTGAGTAACACGGACCCAACAGTGAGCGGTTATTACTCACCTGAAATTTACTGATAAGAAATTACATACTGCGGAGAATAGAAAGTATTCTTCTGGTCTGCTCCTGCATCAGTTTTGAATTCGCTCTGGATTCCACATTCAGGCGCACGACCGGTTCAGTATTTGAGCTGCGAAGATTAAAACGCCACTCGTCAAACTCAAGGCTGATACCGTCAGTATGATCCACATTAATGGCTTCATCTTCATAAACCGCCAGTACGCGTGCGATAGATTCTTTTGGTTGGTGCAGGAAGCTGTTTATTTCACCCGATGCCGGGTAAGCAACAATGCGGTCATTAATCAGTTGCCTCAGGGATTGCCCTTTCAGATGCAATAACTCGGCAACCAGCAACCACGGGATCATCCCGCTGTCACAATAATAAAAATCCCGGAAATAGTGATGCGCACTCATCTCACCACCGTAAACCGCATTCTCCAGACGCATACGTTCTTTAATAAAGGCGTGTCCCGTTTTGGACATCACGGGGATCCCCCCGCACCGTTCACAATATCAATGGTATTCCAGCTTAAACGCGGGTCATGGATAATGCGGGATTGCGGGTATTTCTCAAGGAAAGCCTCTGCCAGTAACCCGACAATATAATAACCTTCGATGAAATTACCCTGGTCATCAAACAGGAAACACCGGTCGAAATCACCGTCAAAAGCAATCCCCATATCGGCGTTGTGTTTGATAATCGCATCGGTGGTGTCCTGACGACATTCCGGTAACAGCGGATTCGGGATCCCGTTAGGGAAAGTGCCGTCTGGCTGATGATGAACCTTGATGAACTCAACCGGCGCACCCGCCTGTTTGAATCGCGCTTCAATGCCATCAATAACATGCCCGGCAGCGCCATTCCCTGAGTTGATGACCAGCTTCAGCGGACGGGTGAAATTAGTTAAATCGACATAGCTGAGTAATTTATCGATATACGCTTCTAAAACAGAAGCCTGCTCGTATTTCCCGCGCTGCTCAGGGTCAGCGGGCGAAAAGTTATTCTCTTCTGCCAGCCGTTGTATTTCCCCAAGCCCCGTATCTCCGCTTATTGGTTTAGATTCTTCACGAACCAGCTTCATGCCATTATAATTCATCGGATTATGGCTGGCCGTCACTTCTATTCCGCCATCCAGTGCCAGATACGACGTCGCGAAATAGATTTCTTCCGTTCCGGTCACACCAATATCCACAACGTCCGTGCCGGAATCCTGCAACCCTCTCGCCAGCGCAAGTTTTAACGCTTCGCTGGTTAAACGAATATCTCCACCTAATACCATTTTTTTTGGCTTTAAATATTCACCGTAAGCCCGACCAATCCGGTAAGCGATATCTTCATTAAGTTCAACGCCCAGTTCACCGCGAATATCGTAAGCTTTAAAGCAGGTCAATTTATCTGACATCATTCATCCCCAAATTAACAACGACCATAGTGGTCTTGTGTACGGACAATATCGTCATCCTCCAGATAGGAGCCTGACTGTATTTCCAGAAGTTCGAGCGGGATCTTGCCGGGGTTCTCCAGCCTGTGCTGTGCCCCGATAGGAATAAACGTTGACTGGTTTTCGGTCAGAAGGAAGTTTTCATCATTAATGGTGACTCTGGCCGTGCCTGAAAGAATGACCCAATGCTCGGCACGGTGATGATGCATTTGCAGGGAGAACTGCCCGCCAGGTTTAACCGTTATACGGTTAACGTGATATCTCGGCGTATTAACCACAATATCGTTTCTGCCCCACGGGCGATAAGACTCGCGATGTAAACGATATTCCCGGCGCTGAGTACTCTTTAAATATTCAACAACTTTCTTAACGTCCTGTACCTGGGATTTATCAATCACTAAGACGGCATCCTTGGTATTGACAATCACCAGATTTTCAACGCCAATTGCTGCGACAAGTTTTTCGTCGGTATTGATATAACAGTTCTCTGCATTGTGAGTAAAAACATCGCCGGTTACGGCATTCCCTTCGGTATTTTTATTATTCACATCCCACAATGCGGCCCATGAACCGATATCATTCCAGCCAGCATCTAACGGAACCACAATGGCATCGGTCGTTTTTTCCATGACCGCATAATCCACAGACTCATCCGGACAGGCAGAAAACGATTCCTTATCGACGCGGATAAAATTCTGTTGCGCATCAGGTTCGAGGGTTTCGATAGCTTTCAGGCAGGCTTGCAGAATATCGGGCCGGAAGGTGGCCATTTCTTCGAGGAAACGTTTTGCCCGGAACAGGAACATCCCGCTGTTCCAGTAGTATTCCCCGGTCTCGAGATATTGCATTGCCGTCGGTAAATTAGGTTTCTCAACAAAACGTTGCACACGAAAAACAGATTCCGCGTTACTGCTCAGTTCCATTCCGCGCTGGATATACCCATATCCGGTTTCAGGGCCAGTCGGCACTATACCGAACGTCACCAGCTTCCCCTGCTCCGCAAACGGAATGGCACTTTGCACCGCCTGGTGAAAGGCTTCCGTATTTTCAATAACATGGTCAGCCGCCAGAACCAATAATAAAGGATCGCTGTTTTCATCGATTGCGCTGAGTGCCGCCAGCGTAATCGCCGGCGCGGTATTACGCCCGACAGGTTCCAGAATAATATTTTTCGAAAGCCGGTTTATCTGCCGTAACTGTTCAGCAACCAAAAACCGATGCTCTTCATTACAAATAACCAAAGGTTCAGAAGCCCCTAAACCCTTTAATCGGGTTACAGTTTCCTGCAACATAGATTGCTCGCCATGCAGGCGAAGAAATTGTTTAGGATAAAGTTCACGAGACATTGGCCATAAACGACTGCCGGTTCCACCGGCCATAATGACGGGAAGGATCATAGATACCCTCTTAAGTTAATTTAAACTACTTCTTAATATTCAATGTTGATTTTTAATAACCAACATCAATTCATTTTTAAATTCAATAAAACGTTACTAATTTTAAAAAAACAGAACCATGTCAAGAGAGTTTATCTATTCACTTACAGGCACCGGAAAAGTAGAAGTAGAAGTAGAAGTAGAAGTAGAAAAGCGATCAAATCTTGGTCAATTAAAAAAGAAAGTACAACTTCCTTCTTAGCTTAAAAATAACAAAAGAAATAAAAGCTGAAACAGCAACAGTCAGCAGATAGGTCTCTACAATTGGAAGCTCTTCATAACGCTGAATAAAATATATGACATAAGGATGTACAAAGTAGATTGCAGTACTTATCAGAGCAATATTTTTGGATTGGAAACTATTAAAATACAATCTATTATTTTTCATGAGGATGATGAAAATCATAGGGCAAAACGCAAGCAAGGAAATAATAAAATCAATATGATATGACAAAACGGAAAAAATGAATTTTTTCGTAAGATACAGTTCTAAAACCAAGATGAACGCAGACATAATCAATACGAATAAAACCATAGTTCTATTTACTTTACTAATCACATCATGTTTTGCGATAAAATACCCTAAAAACATCATGGGTAACCCGAAGAATAATCCATTACGGAATATCCAATACTGAGAGAATACCTTAAAATAGAAACCGTCAATACTCAGAAATATTCTAGCATATTGCAAAAACCATCCTGTCAGATAAAGAAATGCACAGAACATCAATGTGTATCGACTATCCCTCAAATAAAAAAGCCCTGCCCCCCCAATATCATCGCAGAAACATACCATAAGTGGTGGTATCCAAAAATTATTTCTGAAGCAAACACAACTAACTTTTGACCACTCATACCATCAAACGGAAAATAGAGCGGCAAATAAATAATCTGCCATGACATGAAAAGAACAACAGCTCGTCTTAGCCAAATCTTGAAACTAGCTACATCGGTAACATTTTTCTCAAAAAAGTAACCATTAATGATGAAAAATATTGGAACAGCTATTCTGAAAAATCCATCGACCGTAAAAAAGTTCAAAACAGGATTGTCTGAAAAAACATTTACATGAATTGCAACTACCATCAAAATAAGTATTAACCTGAAAATATCAGCTGCCTGATTTCTTTCTTTTAAAGTATGAGACATCAATTTTCACCTAAGTTATACGTCCATAAGAACCACTCACTTTAATTGTGAATTTATAAAGTTATTATCGTGTTGAAGTCGTTGAAGCAATTCCCCAGAATACGTAACCTGATCAGGAGGTAAGAAAATTGAGTTTTGCGTTGCATTACTGTTTCGTAAAACAATATTAAAATTAGAATTTATTGATACCACATTTTTTATAATATTAAATTTAGAGTAAACAGTCATTACAGCATCACAATTCACACCTTCAATTTCATTAAAGTAATTTGGTTTTTTTGGGTTTAACGTATCTGCAAGACTATAAAACACTGACACAGCTGTTTTAGCATTTCCGACATGGATATCTTCAACAATGCAGCCTGAAGAGTTATTAATTAGAACCCCTTCGGAAGTTACCGTTCTTCCCAGGTCGGGGATTCTGATATTTCTGATGGTACAATCTTCACATAAATTTGTAGCAACCCCACTACCATTCATTGTACCGTCAGTGATTGGCAACTCTTGAGTGGCATTCTCAATAATGCAGTTTGTTGAATTTGCGATAAACCCAATTGAGTAATATGTTCTTTTCAAATCAGGGCTAATAACATAGAGGTTTCGTGCGGAGCAGTTATGATTAGAAGGCGTTTCGGGGGGAACATCTGACCCCATGCCGATCAACTGAGTCCAGCCAACGCCCCATATATTATATGCGTGACAATCCCGTGCATTGACAAAATTAATACCGTACCCGCCCCAACCGTCATTTCCATGACTTGAAAATTTAGCCTCTATGGATATGTCATGTATTATTGACTTCTCTGCCTGGAGAAATTCGGGGTTATCTCGAAGGTACTGTCTTTGTGATGGATTTTTAAATTCAGGATTGTTCGTCGTTTGATTTTTCTTCTGCAAATACCACTGCCTTGCATATGCCTTATTTGCCTCCATACTCGAACCGATAACAAAACCACCTCGCCCTTTAATGAATAAAGGGTCTTCAAAGACAATTTTCGTTGATTTTCCGTTGCCATATAGCTCAGTGTTTGAGGATAAATAAACGGGAAATGACAACTTATAATTTTTAACGGGGTCTGGAATAAAAATTTTTGCCCCCCCGGATTTTTCAGCAAAATCACAGGCTTTCTGAAATGCCTGAGAATCATCAGTAACGCCGTCGCCCTTAGCACCAAAATCAAGTACATTTATAGAAGTAATAGTTTTATTCAACGATGAGGAGTAAGCACTTTTTATATAAATAAAGTAAGCTAAGGTACCCAGCGTTGTGGCCTTAATAAAATGCCTTCTGGCAGGGTCATCACATTTTTCCAGGCCACTATTTCTAAATATCATTCATCACCTCAAGGGCAGAAATCAGACTACCTCTTCTTATAGATAGCCATTGTAAACAAGAAGAATGGTACACATATCCAGAAAGTAGTGATATCAATAAAAATGCCAGAAACAATATAGGCAATAATGAGTGGGAACTTTTCTCTATTGTTTTTATAGACAAAGGTACTCAGAGAGAAAAGAAAAGACAGATAAAGAAGTAGTCCCACGATACCTGTTTCTACTGACAGTGAGAGAAACATGTTATCGGGAATCAAGCCATATTTCTCCGTGGACAACCTGTAACCTACACCTAACAATGGGTTATCACCCACAAGACCCAATAACAGTGACCAGGTAGCTAACCGCCCGGAGCTGATATCCTCCTGATTTGCACCTGAAATCCTTGCCCAGAAGGAAATCAAATATTCATTGTTCATTCCGAAGATAAAAAACGCCACTACGACAAGAACAATCAGAAATAGCGTAGCTGGTTTTATTTTTCGCTCTAATAAGAAACTTACCAGAAGATAGACAATAACCGCAACGATCAGACTTCTTGACATTGAAAGATAGATGTTAATAAGAAAACACAATAGCAACCCAAAGAAAATTAATTTATTTTTTCCTATCCGCTTAAGTTCAATAAATGCAGTGATCCCCAAAAGAAAAACCAGATTACTATAAGCACTTGAATCTTTCGCAACTCCGCCGGCACGGAACACATACCCCATTCCCGGGTATTTGTACATTTGAGTTGCGGTAAGTGAGGGATACTGAAATATGAAACCGATAGTAGCTTCTAACGTCACTAATACAAATAAAACAACGAAAAATATTGTAGCATGTTTATGCTGACTTTCATTAACCCCCCGGCTAAACGCCAGAATCAGAACACCGGGCAGGTACATTTCCAACATTCTAAAATAACGTAGATAAGCAGAAACATGGTCTGCGGTACCAGGATAATCAAAATAACTGTAGGTAATTCCGAGTAAAACCCACACAACCCAGGCAAAAATGAATAGAAGAATATAGAATATTTGGTTGTTTCTTTTCCTCTTAGACAATAAAAATAACAGCACAGAAAATATCATTAAAGGAAATGCAATTTCCAGTCCGGACACATTCCCTCGTCCAAATGGAATTAACGTTATGATAGCTAACGCAATACAAAAAAATTGTATTGCAAGACTATCTTTATTAATGCGTTGCATAAAAAACCTTCATGGTTATCTTAAAATATCTGAATATAAATTCAATTCAGCAAGATATGTTTCTTCAGGAGAAAATCGCTTAATAATAAAATCCTTTGCATTATTTTTTATTGCAGTATTATCTTTTTTAACAAATTTAAGCTTTTCTGCAAGTTGCTCAATATTTCCTAATTCATACAGATAACCGGTAATATTATCTTTTATTAATTCGGCATTGCCACCTGAATCTGATGCCAGAACTGGAATTTCGTAGAGTTGAGTCTCAAAAATAACCCTCCCCAGTGGCTCCCGATCGGACGGAACGCATACAAGATTAACATCGTTGAGCTGATCACGCACATCCGAAATAAACCCCGTGAACTTGACTCGGTTCTGAAGTTGATGCTCCTGTACATATTGCAACAAGGTTCTGTAATATTCTTTATCTTTTTCAGAACTGCGTGGTTCACCAATAAAGCGAAGTATAATGTCAGGGTCATTCAGCAATGAAAAAGCTTGAAGAACTTCCATTTGATTTTTCACTTCCGTAATTGCACCCACAACAGCAATAACATAATTATTACTTTTACCTGTGGAATAACCACTGGCTTTTTTTAAAAACTTCAGGTCGAGAGGGTTATAAATGACTTTTACTTTCGATAACGAATCTGAAACACGGTCAAATGTGTTTTTAACATATTCGGAGTTTGCTAAAACCACAGTAGACAACCGGTAAATTACGTTATCGACAACACCATGATTGGATAAATCAATGCCGCACCGTGCTCTGAAAATAGTTTTGCGTCCAAAGACTCTGAAAGAAGGCATTGCAAATAAACCATCATAGAATGTATTGCAATGTACAATTGAGTAATGCCTGCTTTTCCATAATGTTTTCAGTGCTAAATTCACCCCCCCAAAAGCCTGGAGTTTAGAGGTTTACTGTCTATATAAAATATGACTTTCTCATCTACCCCAGACATTAATAATTCTTTTTTGTATTTATCATTTCTTTTATCAATTAGAATATTAAAGTCTACTTTTTTATTTATTTTTTCTAATAATGCAATAAGACTTCTCTGGCCGCCCGCAACGTCATGGCAAGTATCTACGTACAAGACTTTCTCTTTTTTCATGGTAATTTCTCTTACTGAAAATTCACTTAAAGGTTAAATCAGCGAGTTTTGACCAAGTGAATTTCTTCACTTCATCCATGCAGTTATTACTAAACCGGATAAGCGTCTCTCTCTCCTGGTAGAGTTTGAGTATTGCATGTGATATTGCTTCGATATTCTCAGTAACCACTAATCCTGTTGTGTTGTTTTTCACTACCTCACTGATGGCTCCGACATCAGTGGCAATAGAAGGGACACCATGTTTTGCTGCTTCAAGAAAAACGAGGCCAAACCCTTCAATCTTCTTATTACTGTGTCTGGCTGCAAGAACAAAAACCTTGCTGTCCCGGTAGACTTCGGTTAATTCTCTGTCATCTACGCCAGAGCGTATTGTTAGGGTAACCTTTTTATCTTCTGCCAGTTTCCTCATTTCATCTTTGTATTCATCACTGCCGTTACCGACGATGGTGTAAATTATTTTTTCCCTGATGTCGTCGGGGAGCAGACCTAAAGCACTTATCACATAATCATACCCCTTGCGGCTGTCTAATCTTCCCACAGTTAATATCTTGAAAACATCAGAATTCACGTCTCTGATATAGTCATCATTACTGATGTATATATCCTGCGTTACCCCAAGATAAGTCACTACTACCGGAATACTTTTCGGAATCCTATGATTCTCCAGGAGAATGCGTTTTGTATAATGACTGTTCGTGAAAATAGATAACACATCAGAAAACAGATCAAGTGACTTTGCAAAAATCGCCGCTTTACCATTTTTTAAATTCAACACTTCACTCCCATGAAGCATGAGATTAAACTTAATCTTTTTCCTTAATCTGAATTTATTAACAAATTGAATGGCAACCCAAAATGGCCAGTCGGCAACCAGAACAAAATCATATTGTTCGAAATCAATTGACCGTACTTTTTTAATTAACTTAGGAAGATGCCAATATTTAAATTGCCCACCGGAAAAGAGATTAAGTGTTACACCCTGACTGAATTCATGTCCTTTCAGCGTGGCGTCATATTCCGGTGCGACGAGCGTAACAGAACAAGTGTCTTTAATAACATTAATGACCTCTTCACAGTACCTTCCTATCCCCCCTTGAAGGGATAAAATTCATTGGTCAGTATTAAAATTTTTCTCACGGTATGTTACCTGCCATTTTTCTTTTATTGATTTTTCCTTTGATATAAGCGCGTACTTCACTCAGTGCGTTGACCTTCAGAATAGTGCAAGAAATAAGGTAAACAATCCCTCCGGTGAACACTTTTGCGACCATATCAATAAGACCGTTGTCTATTTTTATATAAAACGTTGCAAAAAACATCACTGCCGTTGCTATAAATATCGGAAGCATATCTTTGAGTTGACGCAAGGAACCGTAGCCAAATATCTTCCCTGGGTAATACGAATTAATAAAAAAGTATAAAATGGAGATGACAAAATTACTGATTACCATTGCCTCCATGCC from Rahnella sikkimica encodes the following:
- a CDS encoding glycosyltransferase family 4 protein is translated as MSHEVSVGIVADWLVTFAGAEKVIAEFIKLYPESELYSVVDFLSDESRKQFYGKDVTTSFIQRLPFAKKKYQQYLPLMPLAIEQLDVTKHNIILSSSHAVAKGVLTGPDQLHISYVHSPIRYAWDFQHQYLREAGLNKGLKGKLARWFLHKIRIWDYRTANGVDHFIANSHFIARRIKKVYGRDADVIYPPVSVDRFTLQENKEDFYFTASRMVPYKRIDIIVDAFNLMPDKKLVVIGDGSEMAKIKARAGKNVQILGYQPDEVMQDHMRRAKAFVFAAEEDFGITPVEAQACGTPVIAFGKGGVLESIRPYGETNPTGIFFAEQTADSVLRAVLHFEAIQDSFLPVNCRNNALRFSEERFHNELDEYIKTKWLAFNESKKVIY
- a CDS encoding mannose-1-phosphate guanylyltransferase/mannose-6-phosphate isomerase — its product is MILPVIMAGGTGSRLWPMSRELYPKQFLRLHGEQSMLQETVTRLKGLGASEPLVICNEEHRFLVAEQLRQINRLSKNIILEPVGRNTAPAITLAALSAIDENSDPLLLVLAADHVIENTEAFHQAVQSAIPFAEQGKLVTFGIVPTGPETGYGYIQRGMELSSNAESVFRVQRFVEKPNLPTAMQYLETGEYYWNSGMFLFRAKRFLEEMATFRPDILQACLKAIETLEPDAQQNFIRVDKESFSACPDESVDYAVMEKTTDAIVVPLDAGWNDIGSWAALWDVNNKNTEGNAVTGDVFTHNAENCYINTDEKLVAAIGVENLVIVNTKDAVLVIDKSQVQDVKKVVEYLKSTQRREYRLHRESYRPWGRNDIVVNTPRYHVNRITVKPGGQFSLQMHHHRAEHWVILSGTARVTINDENFLLTENQSTFIPIGAQHRLENPGKIPLELLEIQSGSYLEDDDIVRTQDHYGRC
- a CDS encoding acyltransferase family protein, which codes for MSHTLKERNQAADIFRLILILMVVAIHVNVFSDNPVLNFFTVDGFFRIAVPIFFIINGYFFEKNVTDVASFKIWLRRAVVLFMSWQIIYLPLYFPFDGMSGQKLVVFASEIIFGYHHLWYVSAMILGGQGFFI
- a CDS encoding glycosyl hydrolase family 28-related protein, with translation MIFRNSGLEKCDDPARRHFIKATTLGTLAYFIYIKSAYSSSLNKTITSINVLDFGAKGDGVTDDSQAFQKACDFAEKSGGAKIFIPDPVKNYKLSFPVYLSSNTELYGNGKSTKIVFEDPLFIKGRGGFVIGSSMEANKAYARQWYLQKKNQTTNNPEFKNPSQRQYLRDNPEFLQAEKSIIHDISIEAKFSSHGNDGWGGYGINFVNARDCHAYNIWGVGWTQLIGMGSDVPPETPSNHNCSARNLYVISPDLKRTYYSIGFIANSTNCIIENATQELPITDGTMNGSGVATNLCEDCTIRNIRIPDLGRTVTSEGVLINNSSGCIVEDIHVGNAKTAVSVFYSLADTLNPKKPNYFNEIEGVNCDAVMTVYSKFNIIKNVVSINSNFNIVLRNSNATQNSIFLPPDQVTYSGELLQRLQHDNNFINSQLK
- a CDS encoding O-antigen ligase family protein, whose protein sequence is MQRINKDSLAIQFFCIALAIITLIPFGRGNVSGLEIAFPLMIFSVLLFLLSKRKRNNQIFYILLFIFAWVVWVLLGITYSYFDYPGTADHVSAYLRYFRMLEMYLPGVLILAFSRGVNESQHKHATIFFVVLFVLVTLEATIGFIFQYPSLTATQMYKYPGMGYVFRAGGVAKDSSAYSNLVFLLGITAFIELKRIGKNKLIFFGLLLCFLINIYLSMSRSLIVAVIVYLLVSFLLERKIKPATLFLIVLVVVAFFIFGMNNEYLISFWARISGANQEDISSGRLATWSLLLGLVGDNPLLGVGYRLSTEKYGLIPDNMFLSLSVETGIVGLLLYLSFLFSLSTFVYKNNREKFPLIIAYIVSGIFIDITTFWICVPFFLFTMAIYKKR
- a CDS encoding glycosyltransferase family 4 protein codes for the protein MNLALKTLWKSRHYSIVHCNTFYDGLFAMPSFRVFGRKTIFRARCGIDLSNHGVVDNVIYRLSTVVLANSEYVKNTFDRVSDSLSKVKVIYNPLDLKFLKKASGYSTGKSNNYVIAVVGAITEVKNQMEVLQAFSLLNDPDIILRFIGEPRSSEKDKEYYRTLLQYVQEHQLQNRVKFTGFISDVRDQLNDVNLVCVPSDREPLGRVIFETQLYEIPVLASDSGGNAELIKDNITGYLYELGNIEQLAEKLKFVKKDNTAIKNNAKDFIIKRFSPEETYLAELNLYSDILR
- a CDS encoding glycosyltransferase family 4 protein; amino-acid sequence: MLSLQGGIGRYCEEVINVIKDTCSVTLVAPEYDATLKGHEFSQGVTLNLFSGGQFKYWHLPKLIKKVRSIDFEQYDFVLVADWPFWVAIQFVNKFRLRKKIKFNLMLHGSEVLNLKNGKAAIFAKSLDLFSDVLSIFTNSHYTKRILLENHRIPKSIPVVVTYLGVTQDIYISNDDYIRDVNSDVFKILTVGRLDSRKGYDYVISALGLLPDDIREKIIYTIVGNGSDEYKDEMRKLAEDKKVTLTIRSGVDDRELTEVYRDSKVFVLAARHSNKKIEGFGLVFLEAAKHGVPSIATDVGAISEVVKNNTTGLVVTENIEAISHAILKLYQERETLIRFSNNCMDEVKKFTWSKLADLTFK